One Pectobacterium cacticida genomic window, GGCACGATCCGCTAATCCGACGGAGGTGAGTGCATCCTGCGCTTTTTCACGCCAGTTGCCGCGTAGCCCCAGCCCAACATTATCGATCACCTTTTTCCACGGCAGCAGGCGCGCTTCCTGAAACATCAGCCGTGTGTCGTCTTTCGCGCTACTGAGCGGAGCCGTTCCGGTGCGCAGTTCGCCGCTACTGGCGCTCTCCAGCCCGGCAAGCAGGCGCAGTAACGTGCTTTTCCCGCAACCGCTGCGACCGACGATGGCAACAAATTGCCCGGAGGGAATGCGTAACTGCACGTCATTCAGCACGGTGCGGTGACCGTAGCGTTTGCTGATGGCGTTCAGCGCCAGCGGCGTCCCTTTCGTCAGGGGTGAAGGTGGATAAGCCTGTATTACGGAATCGGTCATGAGGCATTCTCCAATGAGGTTTGATAAGCAGGATTCCAACGTAGCCAAAAGCGCTCCAGCGCCTGAGCGCTGACATCAGCCAGTTTGCCAAGCAGGGCATACAGGATGATGGCAACGACCACCACATCGGTTTGCAGGAACTCGCGGGCGTTCATGGCGAGATAGCCGATACCGGCGTTGGCCGAAATGGTTTCCGCGACGATCAGCGTCAGCCACATAAAGCCCAAAGCAAAACGGATGCCGACCATAATGGATGGCAACGCGCCAGGCAGCACGACCTGAGAGAACAGGCTGAAGCCGGACAGGCCGTAACTACGCGCCATTTCCAGCAGCCCGCGATCGATGTTTTTAATACCGTGATAGGTATTGAGATAGACCGGGAACAGCGTACCCAGCGCGACCAGAAAGATCTTGGCCGATTCGTCAATACCAAACCACAGAATCACCAAGGGGATTAGTGCCAGATGGGGGACGTTACGTATCATCTGAATCGAACTGTCCAGCAAACGTTCTCCCCAACGTGATAGCCCGGTGATAAAGCCGAGCACTAACCCGATGCCGCCGCCGATAGCAAACCCGATCAGGGCGCGCCAGCCGCTGATCGCCAGATGCTGCCACAGCTCGCCGCTAATGATGAGCGACCATGCGGCGGTCATCACCGAACTGGGTGCAGGAAGAATTCTATTGGATAGCCAGCCGAATTCGACGGATACCTGCCACGCGGCGAGTAATGTTACCGGTAGCAGGAAGGGCGCTAATCGCATTGCCAGTGAAGAGTAGGTGTTAGCCATGCGTGGTTCCTCAGCTTTGCGAGACTTTACGTGGCATATAGCTGTTTGCCACCACTTCTCCCGCCTGGCTCACGGCATGCAGCGGCGTAGGTTGCTGCGCCAGGTCGAGGTGCGGGAACAGTAATTCCCCTACGCGATAGGCTTCTTCCAGATGCGGATACCCAGACAGGATGAAAGTATCAATTCCGAGATCCGCGTATTCCTGAATACGTTCGGCGACCGTCGGGCCGTCGCCGACCAGCGCGGTGCCAGCGCCGCCGCGTACCAGACCGATGCCGGCCCACAGGTTCGGGCTAATCTCCAGATTGTCCTTTTTACCGCCGTGAAGTTCTGCCATACGGCGTTGGCCCACCGAATCGAAACGCGCCAGCGCCGCCTGCGCATCGGCAATGGTTTGGTCATCCAGATGGGATATCAATCGCTCGGCCGCTTGCCAGGCTTCCTCTGTGGTTTCCCGCACGATAACGTGCAGGCGAATGCCGAAGCGGACTTCGCGTCCCTGTGCCGCCGCTTTGGCACGGACTTCCGCCAGCTTGGCTTTAACCTGCTCAGGCGGTTCGCCCCATGTGAGATAAAGATCGACCTGCTCTGTCGCCAGGTTCTGCGCCGCCTCAGACGACCCACCAAAATAGAGTGGCGGACGCGGCTGCTGCACGGGCGGAAACAGCAATTTGGCCGCTTTTACCTGAATATGCTTACCGTTGAAATCGACGGTATCGCCTTCCAGCAGTCTGCGCCAGATATGGGTGAACTCCGCTGAGGCTTCATAGCGTTCCTCATGGCTGAGGAACAGCCCTTCCGCAGCCAACTCTTCAGGGTCGCCGCCGGTCACCAGATTAAACAGCGCCCGACCGTTCGACAGCCTGTCCAGCGTAGCGGCCTGACGGGCGGCGATGGTGGGGGATATCACGCCGGGGCGTAGAGCGACAAGAAATTTTAGCCGCTGCGTTACAGGAATAAGCGATGCGGCGACCAGCCAGGAGTCTTCGCAGGAACGGCCTGTAGGTATCAGTACGCCGCCAAATCCCTGCCGTTCCGCCGCTTGCGCCACCTGTTGCAGATAGTGGTAATCAACATGACGCGCCCCTTCGCTGCTGCCGAGATAGCGTCCGTCTCCGTGAGTAGGCAAAAACCAAAATACGTTAAGGCTCATGGTGTTAACTCCTTGAATAGCGCTGTTCGGGATGAAAAAGGTTTAGGATGAGTGCGTTAAGGCGTTTGAGGATGCCAAACGCGCTCTGCGATATTGACCTTCACCGGCACGAGCCGATTTTCATAAAACAGGTCGGCCGTGGATTGCTGTGCCTTGATCGTGGCGGCATCCAGCGGTTCTATGGTGGTCGGCGGGCGATGGTCGAGCGCCGTTTCAATCACTTTCTCCGGCAGCCCTACCGCATTGGCCAACAGTGTGATGCTCTGCGCGCGGTCGCCGATCGTTAGGGCATCCGCTCGCGTTAGATCGTCCAGTACCTGGCGGATAAAGGTACCGTGTGCTTCAACATAGGGACGGCCTGCCAGATAGAAAGAACCGGTTTTTTGCAAGCCGCTACTATCAACCAGCACGCGCACGCCACCTTCCAGTAACGCGGCGGAATAGTAGGGATCCCAGATGGCCCATGCATCGACGTTACCTTGCTGGAAAGCCGCGCGCGCATCGGCAGGAGTCAGGTAGGTCGGTTTAATATCGGTGAATTTCAGGCCGTCGCGTTGCAGTGCTCGCAATAGCGTATTATGCGCGCTGGAGCCCTTCTGGAACGCGACCTTACGACCTTTCAGGTCGGCAACGGTTTTCACCTGGCTGCCTTCTGGCACCAAAATTACTTCGGCCTGCGGCTTAGGCGGTTCCATACCGACATACAGCAGATCGGCTCCGGCGGCCTGCGCAAAAATAGGCGGGATATCGCCAGTACCGCCCAGATCGATACTGCCAACATTTAGCGCTTCCAGCATCTGTGGCCCAGCGGGGAACTCAACCCAACTGATTTTGGTGTTAGGGAAGCGTTTTTCCAGTAGCTGGTGCGATTTCGCCAGCACCAGACTGACCGAACCTTTCTGATAGCCAATGCGCAGTTGCGAGGGGATGTTATCTTGCGCATAAGCGGTCGACATAAACAGAATGGCGCTGGCTGCCAATACTGTTGAAAGTTGATGTAACCACATTGCCAGCCTTTTCCACCGCACTGAACTTTTCCCGCGCTGTTCCATGATCGATCGCTTCGTGATTAACGACATACTTACGCGCGCTCCCTTATAACTAAAATTTAAAAAACATTCAGGAAATGCAACATTGAGAGATAAACATTACAGGGGGGTGGCTGACTTTTTAAATATCAATTTGTCGTTTTTATAGCCAAAAAGAGGAAATGGCCGAGATCGGGCCAACGCGGTAGTGAAGAACAGCGATAATCAATCGTTTCCTTCGTTTATGTTATGGTTAGTCGACAAAGCACAGCGCGACAAAGGTGAAGATGCGAATCATGTTGATGCCCGCGGTGTTTTCTGTATGGTCAGCTACAGTATCCATTCAATGAGTTTTAGGTACTTATGGATTTACTATCACGCTTCTCCCGTTATTTCCTTACCGTCGCCAGGACGGGAAACCTGCGTAAAGCCAGTGAGATCCTCTGCGTTTCAACGCCAGCCATTCACCGACAGATTCAATTGGGCGAACAACACTATGGCGTTTTACTCTTCGACCGCCTTTCATCGGGAATGCGGTTGACGACAGCGGGTGAGCTTTTATATACGACGCTACAGAAATGGGAAAAGGAAAGCCTTATCACGCAGGAGTACTTTGACGAGTTCAGGGGCATGAAGCGCGGCCATGTGGTTATTGGTATCATCAAGGCTCTGAGTTCGGGACTCGTCATTGATACTATTCAGGAAATAACGAAGACTTATCCTTGGATCACGTTTGATGTCCAGATCCACGATAGCCACATTGTGGGAGAGAAAACGGCAAAAGCCGATCTGGATATGGGGATTCTTATCGATCCCCTTGAAAGTCTTGGGCTAGAGGTGACCGCATTTACCCAGATGCCCGTAGGGTTTGTCACCCATCCAGAGAATCCGCTATCAACGCTGGAGTCGATATCGATAGGCCAGGCTCTTGAGTATCGCAATATTATTCCCGCCAGCCCGCTTATCGTGCATGACAGGGTTATGCAACTTTACCGCAGGCACCACTTCAAGCCCGAAGTCAGCGTGCAGTGTAATGATACACAAATGATAAAAAGCATGGTGAAGGCTAAATATGGCCTCTCCATACTCTCTAAGATCGACGTCCTCAACGAACTGAAGGATGGCTCGCTGTGTTTTATCCCGCTAAAGGACAGAACGATACGCCCGCTGACCATCGGGCTTTGTGTGGCGGCGAAAATGCAGCTTTCCCAAGCGGCGCAACTGGTTCTGAAGATTTTGGGGGAGCATATTGAAAATCTTAAATAATATTTTATCTTGCGTAGAGAGACGTTGCCGCCGCTCTACGCGAGCAGCGCTAGACTTCTTCAGCCTGAATCGACCAAGCTTATCCTGGAAGCCATGAATCCGGTACGGCCTGTGCCCGGTAGACCATGGGATTAGTCATGAGCTTATCCTCAAAGGGAAAGACGCCGGGGAAGGGATTGATGTATTCCCAGACAATCTCTCCAGACATTGTCACCTGAAAGATTCTTCCATTCATGCCCTCATTGATTAAGGTATTGCCATTCGGGAGGCGTTGGACGCTGCCGACAAAAGAGGTAAAGAACGTCCAGACAGGCAGCCCGGAATCCTCAGCAGTGTACTGCCAGACGATGTCATGCGTGATGGGATCGATTTCGAGTACGCGTGACCCAGCGTAGACGCCAAGCGGCACGGGGGGATAACCACCGCCGCCTTGATCGTCAAGCATCAGAATATGTCCTGCTCCCGGCAAACCCTCAGGGATCATGTGGGCGTGGTGCTGACCGGCAAGCTGATCCACTTTACGCGGGAGATGACGAGTAACCAGTCGGCGGTCCGCGTTGCTGTAAGGCTGGTCCTGGTAGGGGCCGATGCGCCAGACAACCTTGCCGGATTGTTTATCAATAATAATGATGAAATTGCCCTTGCGGGAATCCAAAATGATATTGTCCGGGTGGAACGCAGTGTGTCCTGCCCTATACCATTTATTTTCACCCAGGGTCTGCATATGGTTGATTTCGAGATAACCCCAGCTATCGCGATCGTTGTTGCTGAGAAGATGTTTAAGGTAAGAAACGCCTTCTGGCGAAAAACCGAATTCGTGAAAATGATCGCGAGCCATCCAAGACCAAACAATCTTCCCATCGGGTGATACTTCATAAATACCCTGATCGCCGATTTCTGAATCACAAAGATCTTTAACGATCACCGGCTCGGTAACCAATAAAAGCGTATTGCCATTAGCGAGGCGTTGCCAATCATGATTCTGCCGTGCGGCGCCCAATGGCGCCTCTTCGCCCCATTCCCAGACGCAATCGCCGTCCCAGTTGAATTCGCCTACCGTAATATTGTTGAAAATACCCGGCCCTTCATTTGGGTCCATTTTTTTCTGCAGAAGTACATGGCCTTTCTTTCCATTAATAAGATTGGGGTCAATAATATTGCCAGGCAAACCAAGATAGTTCCAGCGATGACGCTCTTGTCCGTCGAACCCCACCAGATGCGTGTTTCCATCCAGTGAGCTGAAGTTAATATTTGTTGGGAAGGCTTTCTCTTTATCAACATAAACAAGGCCAGTCTGAAAACTTCTCATGAATTAGTCGTCCTGTAATATATTATTTAGAGCCTATCTAAGTAGGCGTTATTGGCAAGTAAAATAGCCCTAATAGGATAGGTTCTTAGTGACTATTAAGGTAAGTTGAATCAATATGATCTGCGAAATTAACTTTTTTATCCTGATTATTTATGAGTTGTTTATCTGACATCCATTTCTGCTCTTTCAACATAATAGGAAGCGCACTGTCGGCAGATTTCACACCATAATGGTAAGCCGGTAACATTTTAACGATATTGTCTGTCGAAACGGCATCCTGAAGAGCGCTATTGATGTAACGCGCAACCTGATGGGTATCGTTAACTTTAGCGTCGGATTTTTTGAGCGCGGCAATAAGTTTAAACGTTTCGTCCTGATGTTCTTTGAGATAATTCGACGTGGATACGAGTAGGAATTGATTTACCTGATCCAACATTGGGACTTCAGCATAATCTTCACCGAGCATTAGCTGAGTCTGATTATAGAAAGTATCAAACATCAAGGCCGCATCAATATCCTCTCTAATAAGCGCCAGCGGCATATCTGAAGGTGCCACATTGACGTAAGTGACTTTGGTATTTCCCATTACTTGTTCAAATATATACTGCATCTGAGTACCAATAGTGAGGCCGACCTTTTTCCCATTTAGTCCGGCAATATCATTGGCGCCAGATTTCTTATTGATGATGATTTTATTGCCGTTATACGTTGCCAGTGAGGCTAAAATGACGAGATCTTGCCCTCGCGCCAGCGCTGTCGCCGCGGAGAATTCAGAGACGATGGCGTAGCCAGCACCCTGGCCAATCAGCGCCTCAAGCGCTTCTCTCCCTGAAGTGAACGACACCGGCGTCACCGCGACGCCGCTTTCTTTCCAGAGATTATCCTCGGTAGCAATCGCTACCTGTGGCGCGGATGGACCGGGCGTCCATGCTAGCTTCACCGGTTCATCGGCGAACGCGGAGTTAAAGCCAAAGCTGCATAAAATTATGGTGATGGCTTTGAAGTACATACTGATCTTTTTCATAAAATTTTCATTCCTGAGCGTTATGTATTAAAGATGAACGAGCGTTTCGAGTATTTTGTTACGTATCTTCATTAATTCCAGCGTCGCGTCGTTGGTGTTTTGCGCTTTAATTGCGCCAATATTGATATCTTTAACGATTCTTCCCGGCGTGCTTTGCATGACGCAGATTCTGTCAGCAAGAAAGATGGCTTCATCAATGTCATGCGTAACGAAAATGATGGTGATTTTGTATTTCTGATATATAGCCATTAATAACTGGTGCATTGCGCTACGGGTAATGGCATCAAGAGCGGCAAAAGGCTCATCCATCAGCAGCACGCTCGGAGAATTAACAAAGGTTCTGGCGATCGCCACCCTCTGACGCATCCCTCCCGAAAGTTGATGGGGATATAACTTCTCCTTGCCCGCCAACCCGACATCTTTAAGGATCTGATAGGCACGATTGATCTTTTGCTCCTTGCTGATACGCAGTCTCTTCATGGCAAACATCACATTGCCAAGCGCGTTGAACCAGGGGAATAACGCATACTGCTGGAAAACAACGCCGACGTCAGGTGACGGCGCCTTCATTTCATTACCGTTGACTAAGACGCGTCCCTCCGATGGCGGCTGGAAGCCTGCAATCATATTCAGGAGGGTGGATTTTCCACACCCTGAGGGGCCGACCAGTGCAGTAAAAGAGCCCTCGCCGATTGTCAGATTGGTGTGCTGTAATGCCAGGAAAGAACCTGATTTATTCGTGAATCTCATTTCAGCCTGGTCGATATTGATAATATCTTGCAGATTACGACTCTTCTCTCGCATCAGATTGATTCCCAGTGAATGATCTTACGACCGATATAAACAAACGCGGCATCCAGCAGAGCGCCCAGTACGCCTAGCTCAATCAAGCTTACAAACATCCTGTCAACGCGGATGTATTGGCGCGATTCTTGTAATCTGTAGCCGATGCCGCCTGTGGCTCCGGTTAACTCAGCCGCAACAAGACTGAGAAAGGCAACCGCCGCCGCAATACGAAAACCGGCCATAATATGCGGCGCCGCCGCGGGTACAACGACCTGAAGATATTCAGTCAGCCTGCTGACGCCGAATGTTCGAGATGCCTTGATATACACATCCGGTACTAGCACCATGCCATGGTGAGTGTTGAGCCATACGGCTAAAAACACGGTATATCCGATGACGAAGGATTTTGATGCTTCACCAATGCCAAACCACACAATTGCGATAGGGACCAGTGCAATAGCAGGAATAGGACGCAGAATTGAAAGTAATGGATTAAGCAATAAATTAGCGATACGAATACGGGAGGTTAGCAGGCCAACGATCAGACCCAGCAATGCGCCGGGAATAAAACCGCTAACGACTCGCATCAGTGAAATGGAAAGATCGCTGAGCATTACCCCACTTTCCGCCATGACTAAAAATGCTTTGAAGGTTGCCAGCGGTGATGGCAGAAAAATGGGATTGAAGATCCCCAGTAGATAAACAACCTGCCATAGACCGGTAGCGATCAGAATAGATATAAGGACAGATAAAGCGTTAGGTCGGTGCGTATTTTGATTATTGCTCATATCTCACTTCTCATTCTCACATGAGCCTACCAGAGGGTGGCTCTTTTCACGTATCAGGCGCAGGGCGGGTTTTCAGATGAACGTTAAAATTGAAGGCTTAGTGACCCATATTCCTGACCGAGGTAAAAAACCATTCATTGAAATTTACTTTTGCTACTTCTGTACAAACACTGACGCTTGCGGATAGGGCGTTAAGCGATCGGATATCGATGACAGTTGCACCCGCTGCCGGGCCACTCAGTGCAACGTCAACGTGATAATTGCTGACAATAAAGCTATGTGGTTTTACGACATAATAGAGTGCGCAGAGATCATGTATCGGCATACCATTGATGACCGATCCGGATCGTGTGTTATACCCGGCGAGTAACCGATAAATTAAGTCGCCCGCAAGCCCTGAATCACGAATTTGGTTTATGGTATCGGCTCTTACAATCGCCTGATTGGTGGTATTTAATCCCACCATAACTTTTCTTACTGGCGCCTCAATAACCATCTGGGCGGCGTAGGGATCGGCAAACAGGTTAAACTCTACCGCGCTGTTCGTATTTCCTAGCCCAAGACTGCCGCCCATAAAAACTATCCGCTCAATTTTTTCCAGCAGTGAAGGATATTGTCTGATGAAAAGGGCAATATTGGTCATCGCGGCCAGGCACAATATCGTGACTTTTTCTTCGCTGTTTTCAAGTGCCTGACGTATAGCTTCAACGGCGCTGCATTTCATATA contains:
- a CDS encoding ABC transporter substrate-binding protein; this translates as MKKISMYFKAITIILCSFGFNSAFADEPVKLAWTPGPSAPQVAIATEDNLWKESGVAVTPVSFTSGREALEALIGQGAGYAIVSEFSAATALARGQDLVILASLATYNGNKIIINKKSGANDIAGLNGKKVGLTIGTQMQYIFEQVMGNTKVTYVNVAPSDMPLALIREDIDAALMFDTFYNQTQLMLGEDYAEVPMLDQVNQFLLVSTSNYLKEHQDETFKLIAALKKSDAKVNDTHQVARYINSALQDAVSTDNIVKMLPAYHYGVKSADSALPIMLKEQKWMSDKQLINNQDKKVNFADHIDSTYLNSH
- a CDS encoding ABC transporter ATP-binding protein, yielding MREKSRNLQDIINIDQAEMRFTNKSGSFLALQHTNLTIGEGSFTALVGPSGCGKSTLLNMIAGFQPPSEGRVLVNGNEMKAPSPDVGVVFQQYALFPWFNALGNVMFAMKRLRISKEQKINRAYQILKDVGLAGKEKLYPHQLSGGMRQRVAIARTFVNSPSVLLMDEPFAALDAITRSAMHQLLMAIYQKYKITIIFVTHDIDEAIFLADRICVMQSTPGRIVKDINIGAIKAQNTNDATLELMKIRNKILETLVHL
- the ssuC gene encoding aliphatic sulfonate ABC transporter permease SsuC, with amino-acid sequence MANTYSSLAMRLAPFLLPVTLLAAWQVSVEFGWLSNRILPAPSSVMTAAWSLIISGELWQHLAISGWRALIGFAIGGGIGLVLGFITGLSRWGERLLDSSIQMIRNVPHLALIPLVILWFGIDESAKIFLVALGTLFPVYLNTYHGIKNIDRGLLEMARSYGLSGFSLFSQVVLPGALPSIMVGIRFALGFMWLTLIVAETISANAGIGYLAMNAREFLQTDVVVVAIILYALLGKLADVSAQALERFWLRWNPAYQTSLENAS
- the ssuD gene encoding FMNH2-dependent alkanesulfonate monooxygenase — its product is MSLNVFWFLPTHGDGRYLGSSEGARHVDYHYLQQVAQAAERQGFGGVLIPTGRSCEDSWLVAASLIPVTQRLKFLVALRPGVISPTIAARQAATLDRLSNGRALFNLVTGGDPEELAAEGLFLSHEERYEASAEFTHIWRRLLEGDTVDFNGKHIQVKAAKLLFPPVQQPRPPLYFGGSSEAAQNLATEQVDLYLTWGEPPEQVKAKLAEVRAKAAAQGREVRFGIRLHVIVRETTEEAWQAAERLISHLDDQTIADAQAALARFDSVGQRRMAELHGGKKDNLEISPNLWAGIGLVRGGAGTALVGDGPTVAERIQEYADLGIDTFILSGYPHLEEAYRVGELLFPHLDLAQQPTPLHAVSQAGEVVANSYMPRKVSQS
- a CDS encoding aryl-sulfate sulfotransferase, whose protein sequence is MRSFQTGLVYVDKEKAFPTNINFSSLDGNTHLVGFDGQERHRWNYLGLPGNIIDPNLINGKKGHVLLQKKMDPNEGPGIFNNITVGEFNWDGDCVWEWGEEAPLGAARQNHDWQRLANGNTLLLVTEPVIVKDLCDSEIGDQGIYEVSPDGKIVWSWMARDHFHEFGFSPEGVSYLKHLLSNNDRDSWGYLEINHMQTLGENKWYRAGHTAFHPDNIILDSRKGNFIIIIDKQSGKVVWRIGPYQDQPYSNADRRLVTRHLPRKVDQLAGQHHAHMIPEGLPGAGHILMLDDQGGGGYPPVPLGVYAGSRVLEIDPITHDIVWQYTAEDSGLPVWTFFTSFVGSVQRLPNGNTLINEGMNGRIFQVTMSGEIVWEYINPFPGVFPFEDKLMTNPMVYRAQAVPDSWLPG
- a CDS encoding sulfonate ABC transporter substrate-binding protein; amino-acid sequence: MWLHQLSTVLAASAILFMSTAYAQDNIPSQLRIGYQKGSVSLVLAKSHQLLEKRFPNTKISWVEFPAGPQMLEALNVGSIDLGGTGDIPPIFAQAAGADLLYVGMEPPKPQAEVILVPEGSQVKTVADLKGRKVAFQKGSSAHNTLLRALQRDGLKFTDIKPTYLTPADARAAFQQGNVDAWAIWDPYYSAALLEGGVRVLVDSSGLQKTGSFYLAGRPYVEAHGTFIRQVLDDLTRADALTIGDRAQSITLLANAVGLPEKVIETALDHRPPTTIEPLDAATIKAQQSTADLFYENRLVPVKVNIAERVWHPQTP
- a CDS encoding nucleoside hydrolase → MSMPLIIDTDPGIDDAIALMVALSDKNLDVRLITTVSGNVSAHQGAINALAIAEYLNVKVAVACGCESPILGKTRNSKHIHGTSGLGSVNLPAPASSYMKCSAVEAIRQALENSEEKVTILCLAAMTNIALFIRQYPSLLEKIERIVFMGGSLGLGNTNSAVEFNLFADPYAAQMVIEAPVRKVMVGLNTTNQAIVRADTINQIRDSGLAGDLIYRLLAGYNTRSGSVINGMPIHDLCALYYVVKPHSFIVSNYHVDVALSGPAAGATVIDIRSLNALSASVSVCTEVAKVNFNEWFFTSVRNMGH
- the ssuB gene encoding aliphatic sulfonates ABC transporter ATP-binding protein; its protein translation is MTDSVIQAYPPSPLTKGTPLALNAISKRYGHRTVLNDVQLRIPSGQFVAIVGRSGCGKSTLLRLLAGLESASSGELRTGTAPLSSAKDDTRLMFQEARLLPWKKVIDNVGLGLRGNWREKAQDALTSVGLADRANDWPAALSGGQKQRVALARALIHQPRLLLLDEPLGALDALTRIEMQSLIENLWLRHGFTVLLVTHDVSEAIALADRVILIEEGRVGLDITVDLPRPRRRGSAKLAELEARVLERVLAPTPHPLPQQAAI
- a CDS encoding LysR family transcriptional regulator, encoding MDLLSRFSRYFLTVARTGNLRKASEILCVSTPAIHRQIQLGEQHYGVLLFDRLSSGMRLTTAGELLYTTLQKWEKESLITQEYFDEFRGMKRGHVVIGIIKALSSGLVIDTIQEITKTYPWITFDVQIHDSHIVGEKTAKADLDMGILIDPLESLGLEVTAFTQMPVGFVTHPENPLSTLESISIGQALEYRNIIPASPLIVHDRVMQLYRRHHFKPEVSVQCNDTQMIKSMVKAKYGLSILSKIDVLNELKDGSLCFIPLKDRTIRPLTIGLCVAAKMQLSQAAQLVLKILGEHIENLK
- a CDS encoding ABC transporter permease is translated as MSNNQNTHRPNALSVLISILIATGLWQVVYLLGIFNPIFLPSPLATFKAFLVMAESGVMLSDLSISLMRVVSGFIPGALLGLIVGLLTSRIRIANLLLNPLLSILRPIPAIALVPIAIVWFGIGEASKSFVIGYTVFLAVWLNTHHGMVLVPDVYIKASRTFGVSRLTEYLQVVVPAAAPHIMAGFRIAAAVAFLSLVAAELTGATGGIGYRLQESRQYIRVDRMFVSLIELGVLGALLDAAFVYIGRKIIHWESI